The following are encoded together in the Pelosinus sp. IPA-1 genome:
- a CDS encoding TIR domain-containing protein, translating into MAEEIYNLPISGNEETSKVIVICSGAGGVGKSCSTAFLSVAISKLTEEKVLCANLNTADHASMILGVLKEHQLYNIDAKLSNNVVKQKVIGIPPITIYTNSQGVDILTYSSIKNITTEEELINGKENLKRLFNDICTSKKYKYIVCDSGRGTDTSFERQSIYLADIIIFPINNSMHALRGVQSIYNYLKKMQANQLIGIPKAKKIYFFYNKGNTKEQLEYQQWFDEALANLIQSYDEHLGMDASIIKAVIPGTSRINNYIASGKDLFLDKKVKDIADVYLLAASEIELSIQKQSFQQQLSSKLNARLKAKKYDAFISHASEDKDEFVRPLAKLLIKYGFRICYDEFEFEVGDSLREAIDKGLINSRYGIVVLSKKFIDKTWTKYELNSLVAKELNGQKVILPIWHNVSKHEILNYSPMLADRLALSSEFSSVIEIAKKIRKVLDKTC; encoded by the coding sequence ATGGCTGAAGAAATATACAATCTCCCAATTTCAGGTAATGAAGAAACTTCCAAAGTTATAGTAATATGCAGTGGTGCAGGCGGAGTAGGGAAATCATGCTCTACTGCTTTTTTGAGTGTAGCTATTTCTAAGTTAACTGAGGAAAAGGTTTTGTGTGCAAATTTAAATACAGCGGATCATGCTTCAATGATTTTAGGGGTCCTTAAAGAACATCAATTATATAATATAGATGCCAAGTTAAGCAATAACGTGGTGAAGCAAAAAGTAATAGGTATTCCTCCAATTACTATATACACTAATTCTCAAGGAGTAGATATTCTTACATATAGTAGTATTAAGAATATAACAACGGAAGAAGAGCTTATTAATGGAAAAGAAAATTTGAAACGACTTTTTAATGATATATGTACGTCAAAGAAATATAAGTATATCGTGTGTGACAGTGGACGCGGAACAGATACAAGTTTTGAAAGACAAAGTATATATTTAGCAGATATTATTATTTTCCCAATAAATAACAGCATGCATGCGTTGCGCGGAGTACAATCTATATATAATTATTTAAAAAAAATGCAAGCTAATCAATTGATAGGAATCCCTAAAGCAAAGAAAATTTACTTTTTCTACAACAAAGGTAATACAAAAGAACAACTGGAATATCAACAATGGTTTGATGAAGCATTAGCAAATTTAATTCAGTCTTATGATGAACATTTAGGTATGGATGCTTCAATTATTAAAGCAGTTATTCCTGGAACATCGAGAATAAATAATTATATAGCAAGCGGAAAGGATTTATTTTTAGATAAAAAAGTAAAAGATATTGCTGATGTATATTTGCTTGCTGCAAGCGAAATTGAGTTGTCAATACAAAAGCAATCATTTCAGCAGCAATTATCTTCAAAATTAAATGCGCGCTTAAAAGCGAAGAAATATGATGCATTTATTTCCCATGCCAGTGAAGATAAAGACGAATTTGTTAGACCTTTAGCAAAGTTACTTATAAAATATGGATTTAGGATTTGCTATGATGAATTTGAATTTGAAGTAGGTGATAGTTTAAGGGAGGCTATAGATAAGGGATTAATAAATTCAAGATATGGAATTGTAGTTTTATCTAAAAAATTTATAGATAAAACTTGGACTAAATATGAATTAAATTCTTTAGTTGCTAAAGAACTTAATGGGCAAAAAGTTATTTTACCTATTTGGCACAATGTGAGTAAACATGAAATTCTTAACTATAGTCCAATGCTAGCAGATAGACTTGCATTATCGAGTGAATTTAGTAGTGTAATTGAGATAGCAAAAAAAATACGTAAAGTTTTAGATAAGACTTGTTGA
- a CDS encoding helix-turn-helix transcriptional regulator, with amino-acid sequence MKTQGQRIKDLRNSLNLSQGTLAEDLGVSIKSIQRYETDKSKPDSYALVKLATYFDVSADYLLGLLAFEGDLKAESNKIFHDGKNNMFYKRYLKCKRSTTVDESSEYYWIHSEENNVIGGQTEWIGWSDETRTLEVRRLRPVIPMKAIEACTKMYGRPMLLNEEDDVIVFRLFGGQAIVRKEICERYLPEFLEDFIIDPKQQQLYT; translated from the coding sequence ATGAAAACTCAGGGGCAAAGGATAAAAGATCTAAGAAATTCTCTCAACTTGAGCCAAGGAACATTAGCGGAAGATTTAGGAGTTAGCATAAAATCTATTCAGAGATACGAGACAGATAAATCTAAACCTGATTCCTACGCGTTGGTAAAGCTCGCAACATACTTTGATGTCTCTGCAGACTATTTGCTTGGACTATTGGCTTTTGAGGGAGATTTAAAAGCAGAATCAAACAAAATTTTTCATGATGGAAAAAATAATATGTTTTATAAACGTTATCTTAAATGCAAAAGAAGTACTACTGTGGATGAGAGTTCTGAATATTATTGGATTCATTCTGAAGAAAATAACGTAATCGGCGGACAAACCGAATGGATTGGCTGGTCAGATGAAACGCGCACGTTGGAAGTCAGAAGGTTGAGACCAGTTATTCCGATGAAAGCGATTGAAGCATGTACAAAAATGTATGGGAGGCCGATGTTACTTAACGAGGAGGATGATGTAATTGTATTTCGCCTGTTTGGTGGACAGGCTATCGTTAGGAAAGAAATATGTGAGCGCTACTTACCCGAGTTTTTAGAGGATTTTATAATCGACCCTAAACAGCAACAATTGTACACGTAA
- a CDS encoding LysR family transcriptional regulator substrate-binding protein, whose translation MFNVFSPMGHGDRLVVSYQILHETAYLSLCFNPVIEMMSIDSLIEVVGQNLAVTIIPKSYVENIHDSRVQAISIINPIFKKDVGIVYRKDRFMSAATKAFIQQLKIVIQTSTD comes from the coding sequence GTGTTTAACGTTTTTTCACCCATGGGACACGGGGACAGGTTAGTTGTTTCTTACCAGATTCTCCATGAAACAGCGTACCTGTCCCTATGTTTTAATCCAGTGATTGAGATGATGTCAATAGATTCGTTAATTGAGGTGGTCGGGCAGAATTTAGCTGTAACGATTATTCCGAAGTCATATGTAGAAAACATTCATGACAGTAGGGTTCAAGCGATTTCTATCATAAACCCTATATTTAAAAAAGATGTAGGTATTGTATACAGAAAAGATAGATTTATGTCAGCTGCTACCAAGGCATTTATTCAGCAATTAAAAATTGTTATTCAGACGTCAACAGATTGA